One Paenisporosarcina sp. FSL H8-0542 genomic region harbors:
- a CDS encoding HAMP domain-containing sensor histidine kinase → MKHIKQDRNQKLYYLTAFVSTVLMVNGVLFFNPRLGGTDPGYIFHGALVVLLSASLFIYPKYENHFFRKIIITFASIYLYMLFFLYPDTWSSFTLLCFIPAFSILFFDSKLFYFSFVINFLLITLTFIYIIFFDQGNEFAHIKLDVFGNINNFMGTQVILYFIFHLTSQRIKKQQMYYERLQQSEKLKTTGQLAAAVAHEIRNPLTVVKGLLQFYETNNSFSKEGKAHLSLMIDELKTAEHVLSQFLAIAKPDEHQHMETVNVRDALESVTGLLMSYGLYHQNKIDLQVDEDLYINANTIEFKQLFMNLVKNAVEVSTKEDFVVIRALQKDKEIEIKVIDEGVGMSEEQVQALGTPFYSLKSKGTGLGLMICFNIVEKYKGTIRFQSAINQGTTVTVRFPMGSDRRTPTSRLPVRKEPSEVK, encoded by the coding sequence GTGAAGCATATTAAACAAGATAGAAACCAAAAACTATATTACCTCACCGCATTTGTTTCTACTGTACTAATGGTGAATGGAGTTTTGTTCTTCAATCCGAGATTGGGAGGAACAGACCCTGGATACATTTTTCATGGTGCATTAGTCGTTTTATTGTCAGCGAGTTTGTTTATTTATCCGAAGTATGAAAACCATTTTTTTAGAAAGATCATTATTACATTCGCGTCTATTTATTTGTATATGCTTTTCTTTTTATATCCTGATACATGGTCATCTTTTACCTTGCTATGTTTTATCCCGGCTTTTTCTATCTTGTTTTTCGATTCAAAGCTGTTTTATTTCTCTTTTGTCATCAATTTCCTGTTGATTACGTTGACGTTCATTTATATTATTTTCTTCGACCAAGGAAATGAGTTTGCGCATATCAAGCTGGACGTATTCGGGAATATTAACAATTTCATGGGGACACAAGTCATTCTCTATTTCATTTTTCATTTAACTTCTCAAAGAATCAAAAAACAGCAAATGTATTATGAAAGATTGCAGCAATCAGAGAAGCTGAAAACAACCGGCCAATTAGCAGCTGCAGTCGCACATGAAATAAGAAATCCGCTAACGGTAGTAAAGGGATTATTACAGTTTTATGAAACGAACAACTCTTTCAGCAAGGAAGGGAAAGCGCACTTATCTTTGATGATTGATGAGCTGAAGACGGCGGAACATGTTTTATCCCAATTTTTGGCCATCGCAAAACCGGATGAACATCAACACATGGAAACCGTAAATGTCCGGGATGCCTTGGAAAGTGTGACAGGTTTGCTTATGTCCTATGGTCTCTACCATCAAAATAAGATTGACTTGCAAGTGGATGAAGACCTATACATAAATGCCAATACCATTGAATTTAAACAATTATTTATGAACTTAGTGAAAAATGCAGTTGAAGTTTCTACTAAAGAAGATTTTGTTGTCATCAGGGCATTGCAAAAAGACAAAGAAATTGAAATAAAAGTAATTGATGAAGGTGTAGGCATGTCAGAAGAACAGGTACAAGCCTTGGGTACTCCATTTTACTCATTAAAAAGTAAAGGAACCGGACTCGGACTTATGATCTGCTTTAACATTGTTGAAAAGTACAAAGGAACGATCCGGTTCCAGAGTGCGATAAACCAAGGTACAACCGTGACTGTTCGCTTTCCAATGGGAAGTGACAGACGCACACCAACCTCAAGATTACCGGTAAGAAAAGAGCCTAGCGAAGTGAAATAG
- the galE gene encoding UDP-glucose 4-epimerase GalE → MSILVCGGAGYIGSHTVKELIGKYEVVVLDNLSTGYPFLLDDRVTFINGDLGDEKVLDLVFTEHKINAVFHFAANSLVGESVEKPLMYYLNNVSSTITLLKKMVEYGVGKFIFSSTAATYGIPKTDLITEETATNPINPYGRSKLMVEEILADVAHAHDLQYVILRYFNAAGAHELGDIGESHNPETHLIPIVLQHLLGHRDKISVYGSDYDTIDGTCVRDYIHVTDLATAHVLAYEGLVSGDVSNEVYNLGNGAGYSVKEIIEVCEKVSGKSALIEYADRRAGDPSVLVASSEKINKALGWKPKYHLEEIIESAWKWHSK, encoded by the coding sequence ATGTCAATTTTAGTATGCGGTGGAGCTGGCTATATTGGTAGCCATACAGTGAAGGAACTCATTGGGAAATACGAAGTCGTCGTCTTGGATAACTTATCTACTGGTTATCCTTTTTTATTGGACGATAGGGTAACATTTATTAACGGAGACTTAGGTGATGAAAAAGTACTTGATTTAGTATTTACTGAACACAAGATAAACGCTGTCTTTCATTTCGCAGCAAATAGCTTGGTTGGGGAATCTGTTGAAAAGCCATTAATGTATTATCTTAATAATGTGAGTTCAACAATTACTTTATTAAAGAAGATGGTTGAGTATGGTGTGGGGAAATTTATCTTTTCCTCAACAGCAGCCACTTATGGTATACCCAAAACAGATTTAATTACTGAAGAGACAGCTACAAATCCTATTAATCCTTATGGCCGATCTAAGCTTATGGTAGAAGAAATCTTGGCCGATGTTGCTCATGCTCATGATTTGCAATATGTAATTTTGAGATATTTTAATGCAGCTGGAGCACATGAATTGGGTGACATAGGAGAAAGTCATAATCCAGAAACACATCTAATTCCAATTGTATTACAACATCTGCTAGGACATAGAGATAAGATTTCTGTTTATGGTAGTGATTATGACACAATAGATGGGACATGCGTTAGAGATTATATTCATGTAACTGATTTGGCCACTGCCCATGTACTAGCTTATGAAGGATTAGTCAGTGGTGATGTATCTAATGAAGTTTATAACCTAGGAAATGGTGCTGGGTATTCCGTAAAAGAAATTATTGAAGTTTGTGAGAAAGTATCAGGCAAATCAGCTCTCATTGAATATGCTGATCGCCGTGCTGGGGATCCGTCTGTATTAGTGGCTTCTTCAGAAAAGATAAACAAAGCACTAGGTTGGAAGCCAAAGTATCATTTAGAAGAGATTATTGAGAGTGCTTGGAAATGGCATTCTAAATAG
- a CDS encoding oligosaccharide flippase family protein, producing the protein MNNIKSLLKNRYIKNMVILSSGTLLAQMINVITTPIITRLYAPEQLGAYFSVLTIVSIFTPVINGRYDMAIVLSDSDEESESLIVVSFLFGILFLIIIGFCLFIFMQVNSTVFNGIDNLIYLSLPILLVNSFINILANYHNRHKNYNLMASVYVTQALYKAITQVSLGIVKFGILGLLISLLLSSLVGLKKQAKFMPKFHELYMRTKTIGITKLVKKYKKQPLYSSPAILMNSLSFSLMTLFINSLYSLKDAGYYSIAYSMLVLPLTLISMNVGRVFFSKASEELQLNGNFHDVFKKTALGLTILSVPLFLLLMIFAERFFEFAFGVGWGRAGVIVQILSPMFAVRIVASSLSLSFIVGGKQKIELVLQSILLIETISIFYFALIFKLSIENYLTIYGSILLITYLVWIMIMNNLSKQKSVGRS; encoded by the coding sequence GTGAATAATATAAAATCACTATTAAAAAATAGATATATTAAAAATATGGTTATACTCAGTTCTGGAACATTACTTGCACAAATGATTAATGTTATAACAACACCAATTATTACAAGATTATATGCGCCGGAACAATTAGGTGCATATTTTTCAGTTCTTACTATAGTAAGTATTTTTACACCTGTAATTAATGGAAGATATGATATGGCAATCGTATTATCTGATAGCGATGAAGAATCCGAATCATTAATAGTCGTTAGCTTTTTATTTGGAATACTTTTTTTGATAATAATTGGATTTTGTTTGTTTATATTTATGCAAGTTAATAGCACTGTTTTCAATGGAATAGATAATCTAATATATCTTTCTCTACCAATTTTGCTCGTGAATTCTTTCATAAATATATTAGCAAATTATCATAATAGACATAAGAATTATAACTTAATGGCTTCAGTTTATGTAACTCAAGCTTTATATAAGGCTATAACTCAAGTAAGTTTAGGAATTGTGAAATTTGGAATATTAGGTTTACTTATCTCATTATTATTATCTTCCCTTGTGGGTCTTAAAAAGCAAGCTAAATTTATGCCGAAGTTCCATGAATTATATATGCGTACAAAAACTATTGGAATTACTAAGCTTGTTAAAAAATATAAAAAACAACCATTATATTCTTCACCTGCGATATTAATGAATAGTTTGTCTTTTTCATTAATGACTCTTTTTATTAATAGTTTATATAGTCTTAAGGATGCAGGATACTATTCAATTGCATATAGTATGTTAGTTCTACCACTCACGCTTATTAGTATGAATGTGGGTAGAGTTTTCTTTTCCAAAGCTAGTGAGGAATTACAATTAAATGGTAACTTTCATGATGTTTTTAAAAAAACAGCGTTAGGTCTTACTATTCTTTCTGTACCCCTATTTTTATTACTTATGATTTTTGCAGAAAGATTTTTCGAGTTTGCCTTTGGTGTTGGTTGGGGAAGAGCAGGTGTAATAGTTCAAATATTGTCACCCATGTTTGCGGTTAGAATTGTAGCTTCGAGTTTATCACTAAGCTTTATTGTAGGAGGGAAGCAAAAAATAGAATTAGTTCTTCAATCAATTTTACTTATTGAAACAATTTCTATTTTTTATTTTGCTTTAATTTTTAAACTTAGTATTGAAAACTATTTAACAATATATGGTTCAATATTATTAATAACATATTTAGTATGGATCATGATAATGAATAATTTAAGTAAGCAAAAATCAGTAGGTCGATCCTAA
- a CDS encoding O-antigen polymerase, whose translation MIIYILFGVLFLFSIYRNNKRLEMVGTYSGFVFAMLIYYIIIPIILISNIESMSLKYSNIYTFIVQKDSQSYILSLFLTLLCFFIFTMFYNISYKRNFSIYPINIVREYNQKKAIKIYSFFARLTLIVGGGAFLFLLISMGGITSALKIAEINRSFAVSLEEFTKYPLLVIPARLITVTPFLYLLLLIEKRKSSYLLFFSISFLLAIIFFLFNAGRTHLIAFLLCFAFIYIKKYIRKSWTLIIVLGVVSLPLLDIMDQVFLFFSTHQLELTTIDYSAYLYQFIHPFRNILNLTEMVNIFGLRNGIDFVTSFIGLLPGLDFSKSYENTSLYFIGENWHILGGIPNDFITFGFIQFKTIGVILITSILGFIFGIIDKSLNKLPNGITKNLVSSALVINTFIIVSTADLEPIIKGNFILIILSISIIFTSNQKLKNKGNGII comes from the coding sequence TTGATTATATATATACTTTTCGGGGTTTTATTTCTGTTTTCTATATATAGAAATAATAAAAGGTTGGAAATGGTTGGAACATATAGTGGCTTTGTTTTTGCAATGTTGATTTATTATATAATTATACCCATTATTTTGATATCGAATATTGAATCTATGAGTTTAAAATATAGCAATATTTACACATTTATAGTCCAAAAAGATTCTCAGTCGTATATTTTATCTTTATTTTTAACTCTTTTATGTTTTTTTATTTTTACAATGTTTTACAACATTTCATATAAGAGGAATTTTAGTATTTATCCAATTAATATTGTCAGGGAATACAATCAAAAGAAGGCAATAAAAATCTATTCTTTTTTTGCTAGATTAACATTAATAGTAGGGGGAGGAGCTTTTTTATTTCTTTTAATATCTATGGGTGGGATAACAAGTGCTTTAAAAATTGCAGAAATAAACCGATCATTTGCAGTATCTTTAGAGGAATTTACTAAGTATCCTTTACTGGTTATCCCAGCAAGATTAATTACAGTTACACCGTTTCTATATTTATTACTGTTAATAGAAAAAAGAAAATCATCATATTTATTATTCTTTTCTATATCTTTTCTTTTAGCCATTATTTTCTTTTTATTTAATGCTGGGAGGACACATTTAATCGCTTTTTTGTTATGCTTTGCTTTTATTTATATTAAAAAGTATATTCGTAAGTCATGGACATTAATCATAGTTTTAGGTGTAGTATCTCTACCTTTACTTGATATTATGGATCAAGTGTTTTTATTTTTTTCTACTCATCAACTTGAATTGACAACAATTGATTACTCAGCTTATCTCTATCAATTTATACATCCATTTAGAAATATATTGAATTTGACCGAAATGGTGAATATTTTTGGCTTAAGAAATGGCATTGATTTTGTTACTTCATTTATTGGTCTGTTACCAGGACTAGATTTTTCTAAATCATATGAAAATACATCCTTATACTTTATAGGTGAGAATTGGCACATATTAGGGGGGATTCCTAATGACTTTATTACTTTTGGATTTATCCAGTTTAAGACAATAGGAGTAATATTGATTACTAGTATATTAGGATTTATATTCGGAATTATTGATAAATCCTTAAATAAATTACCAAATGGCATTACAAAAAACCTTGTAAGCTCAGCGTTAGTAATAAATACATTTATAATAGTGTCAACTGCAGATCTTGAACCAATAATTAAAGGGAATTTTATACTTATAATTCTTTCAATTTCTATTATTTTTACAAGTAATCAAAAGTTAAAGAATAAAGGGAATGGGATAATATGA
- a CDS encoding glycosyltransferase, with protein sequence MDLISIVVPVYNSEKYLFDCIESILNQSYSNIELILVNDGSNDCSLEICQMFVESDNRVKLLSKKNSGVSDTRNLGIKESKGEYITFVDSDDMLKNQAIEIMYEEIKMNQTDLVVCNFEYDYSGIRVKKIARITEGIYSVNSLSDKLIDDGTMSGILFGSVWSCLYKTSIIRDFNIRFVSGVKYNEDGIFNLAYLQKCKIVKVKNEHIYIYRNNEQSVTKMINLMENKFTSANEAIQNLYTNKPNLENQVYKRNVSIAFWRILEVGNSKNNGELKHKIHLISEILTNDDFKNGIRYINPKDLNKYKYVYFYLMKYQQKLSLYLITRYVYPALQKVLVR encoded by the coding sequence TTGGATTTGATTTCTATTGTTGTTCCAGTTTACAATTCAGAAAAATATTTATTTGACTGCATTGAAAGCATATTAAATCAATCTTACTCAAATATAGAGTTAATACTTGTTAATGATGGTTCAAATGATTGTTCTCTTGAAATCTGTCAAATGTTTGTTGAAAGTGATAATAGAGTTAAGTTGTTATCAAAAAAAAACAGTGGTGTATCGGATACTAGGAATTTAGGAATTAAAGAGAGCAAGGGTGAATACATAACATTTGTGGATTCAGATGATATGTTGAAAAATCAAGCAATAGAAATAATGTATGAAGAAATCAAAATGAATCAAACAGATTTAGTTGTTTGTAATTTTGAGTATGATTATTCAGGGATCAGGGTTAAAAAGATAGCAAGAATAACAGAGGGAATTTATTCTGTTAATTCTTTAAGTGATAAATTAATTGATGATGGAACTATGTCCGGTATATTATTTGGGAGTGTATGGTCTTGTTTGTATAAAACAAGTATTATTAGAGATTTCAATATTAGATTTGTCAGTGGAGTCAAATATAATGAAGATGGAATTTTCAATTTAGCTTATCTTCAAAAATGTAAAATTGTAAAAGTCAAAAATGAACATATTTATATTTATAGGAATAATGAACAATCTGTAACAAAGATGATTAATTTAATGGAAAATAAGTTTACTTCTGCAAATGAAGCAATTCAAAACTTATATACTAACAAACCAAATTTGGAGAATCAAGTGTATAAAAGAAATGTCTCTATAGCATTTTGGAGGATATTAGAAGTTGGAAATTCTAAAAATAATGGGGAATTAAAGCATAAAATACACTTAATATCAGAAATTCTAACTAATGATGATTTTAAAAATGGTATTAGATATATAAACCCAAAAGATTTAAATAAATATAAATATGTATATTTTTACTTAATGAAATATCAACAGAAATTATCTTTATATTTAATCACAAGATATGTATACCCTGCATTACAAAAAGTTCTAGTTAGATAA
- a CDS encoding glycosyltransferase family 4 protein: protein MKKYLFISNSTKPTIDQQNSREKVKLSNVNLPSVEAAMNMDYEVFMGVNRTNAEDLECDYDIKFYNSSTYRSLIDFKSNYKALKNLMELLKREEIQVIHCNTPIGGMMGRLCGKLAKVPTVIYTAHGFHFYEGAPLFNRTILKWAEMWMARYTDAIITINQEDYQAAKKFKLRNKGTVYYVPGVGVNTKEYILEEIDKMPIRESLGLQPNDIVLISMGDLIARKDYSTSIKAIAKATNPNLHLLICGSGPELKNLEDLSKELEIERQIHFLGYRNDIKELLNIADIFLFTTYQEGLPRSLMEAMAAGLPCIASKIRGNTDLLKENRNGLLANPGDTEGFANAISSLATNDLVRKKMSENNLVDIKDFDIEKIKLEMQRIYRKELE from the coding sequence ATGAAAAAGTACCTTTTTATTTCTAACAGTACAAAACCTACGATTGATCAACAGAACAGTAGAGAAAAAGTTAAGTTATCAAATGTGAATTTACCAAGTGTTGAAGCGGCGATGAACATGGATTATGAAGTGTTTATGGGTGTAAACAGAACAAATGCAGAAGATCTTGAATGTGACTACGATATAAAGTTTTACAACTCAAGTACTTATAGAAGTTTAATCGACTTTAAAAGCAACTATAAAGCGTTAAAAAATTTAATGGAACTTTTGAAAAGGGAAGAAATCCAGGTTATCCACTGCAATACTCCAATAGGCGGCATGATGGGGCGTCTTTGTGGGAAATTAGCAAAAGTACCAACAGTAATCTATACCGCACATGGTTTTCATTTTTATGAGGGTGCTCCACTATTTAATAGAACTATTCTAAAATGGGCTGAAATGTGGATGGCTCGTTATACAGATGCAATAATCACTATAAATCAAGAGGATTATCAAGCGGCAAAAAAATTCAAATTACGAAATAAAGGTACTGTTTACTATGTTCCTGGTGTAGGAGTTAATACAAAAGAATACATACTTGAAGAGATAGATAAAATGCCAATTCGAGAATCATTAGGGTTACAACCAAATGATATTGTGCTCATTTCAATGGGTGATTTGATTGCTAGGAAAGACTATAGTACTTCTATTAAAGCTATAGCTAAAGCTACTAATCCTAATTTGCATTTATTGATTTGTGGCAGTGGGCCAGAATTGAAAAATTTAGAGGATTTATCGAAGGAATTAGAAATAGAGAGACAAATTCATTTCTTAGGTTACCGAAATGATATTAAAGAACTTCTTAATATAGCAGATATCTTTTTATTTACAACTTATCAAGAAGGTCTCCCCCGCTCATTAATGGAAGCAATGGCAGCAGGACTGCCTTGTATAGCATCAAAAATCAGGGGTAATACAGATTTATTAAAAGAAAATAGAAATGGATTACTAGCAAATCCAGGAGATACAGAAGGATTTGCGAATGCAATTAGCTCGCTTGCAACTAATGACTTAGTAAGAAAAAAAATGAGTGAAAATAATTTAGTTGATATTAAAGATTTTGATATTGAAAAAATTAAATTAGAAATGCAAAGAATATACAGAAAAGAATTGGAATAA
- a CDS encoding ATP-grasp domain-containing protein — MKKKLMILGASLLQLPAILKAKEMGIKVIAVDMDINAIGFKHADISLEISTIDIPKVVEAAKKYEIDGILTIASDMPMRTVAAVSEELNIVGITNETAINVTNKASMRAVLKQRNVPVPIFFKVITLDEFNLAVNNFTSKFIVKPADNSGSRGVLLVEDITNDKFINNAFEYSKKHSRSGEIILEEYMEGPEVSVETLSFDGKTHIIAVTDKMTTGAPKFVEMGHSIPSQVSHENKLQIERVALAAIKAVGINNGPSHTEIILTKEGPKVVELGARLGGDNITTHLVPLATGIDMVEACIQIALGKNPAFDKSISMGSAIRYLNTPKGKIRTISGQQEAMIMNGVKEIYINKTIGDTIQEINSSLDRVGYVVAHSNDTLNAIKTCEEAIEKIIIELEY; from the coding sequence ATGAAAAAAAAACTTATGATTTTGGGTGCAAGTTTATTACAACTTCCCGCTATATTAAAAGCAAAAGAAATGGGTATAAAAGTAATTGCAGTGGATATGGACATAAATGCAATTGGATTTAAACATGCAGATATAAGTCTTGAAATAAGTACTATTGACATCCCTAAAGTTGTTGAAGCAGCTAAAAAGTATGAGATCGATGGGATACTAACCATTGCAAGTGATATGCCAATGAGAACTGTGGCAGCAGTTTCAGAAGAGTTAAACATAGTTGGAATTACTAATGAAACAGCTATTAATGTAACTAATAAAGCTTCAATGAGGGCAGTTTTGAAACAGCGTAATGTTCCTGTACCGATATTTTTCAAGGTGATTACTCTAGATGAATTTAATCTTGCTGTTAACAACTTCACTAGTAAGTTTATTGTCAAGCCTGCAGATAATTCAGGGAGTCGAGGGGTATTGTTAGTTGAAGATATTACTAACGATAAATTCATAAATAATGCTTTTGAGTATAGTAAAAAGCACTCTCGAAGCGGTGAAATTATATTAGAGGAATATATGGAAGGGCCCGAAGTGAGTGTAGAGACATTAAGCTTTGATGGGAAAACTCATATTATTGCGGTAACTGACAAAATGACAACTGGAGCACCAAAATTTGTAGAAATGGGGCATTCTATACCTTCACAAGTATCTCATGAAAATAAGTTGCAAATAGAAAGGGTTGCATTAGCTGCAATAAAAGCTGTAGGTATTAATAATGGACCATCTCATACTGAAATTATTTTAACCAAAGAAGGCCCTAAAGTTGTTGAGTTAGGAGCTCGGTTGGGTGGGGATAATATTACAACACATTTGGTTCCTCTTGCTACTGGAATTGATATGGTAGAAGCCTGCATTCAGATTGCCTTAGGTAAAAATCCTGCTTTTGATAAAAGTATTTCTATGGGTTCAGCGATACGATATCTTAATACACCAAAAGGTAAAATTAGAACCATTTCTGGTCAACAAGAAGCCATGATAATGAATGGTGTTAAAGAAATATATATAAACAAAACTATAGGAGATACTATACAGGAAATAAATAGTAGTCTTGATAGAGTTGGATATGTGGTAGCTCATTCTAATGATACGCTGAATGCAATCAAGACTTGTGAAGAAGCAATTGAAAAAATTATTATTGAATTAGAATATTAA
- a CDS encoding GNAT family protein, whose product MILGKRVQLIPLDRESFELTLKWVNDPSIRMFTGAKFPVSTYEHEEWFKAKIMDKYNKTFAIQIRESNKIIGLVGNNEYDSINRTTYPFIYIGEKDIQGKGIGQEAFSLIIDFCFEVLNVRRVYGYLFEYNSASRNMLEKCGYELEGMLKEHWYKDGEYHNVLVMGRINSM is encoded by the coding sequence ATGATATTGGGTAAAAGAGTACAGCTTATTCCCTTAGATAGAGAGTCTTTTGAATTGACACTAAAATGGGTTAATGATCCAAGTATTAGAATGTTTACAGGTGCTAAATTTCCAGTATCTACATATGAACATGAAGAGTGGTTTAAAGCAAAAATAATGGATAAGTATAATAAAACATTTGCTATTCAAATTAGGGAAAGTAATAAGATTATTGGATTAGTGGGAAATAATGAATATGATTCTATAAATCGAACAACCTACCCATTTATATATATTGGTGAAAAAGATATTCAGGGAAAGGGAATAGGGCAAGAAGCATTTTCGCTTATTATTGATTTTTGTTTTGAAGTATTAAATGTTCGTAGGGTTTATGGTTATCTTTTCGAATACAATTCAGCTTCTAGAAATATGCTTGAAAAATGTGGGTATGAATTAGAAGGCATGCTAAAAGAACATTGGTATAAAGATGGTGAATATCATAATGTCTTGGTAATGGGGAGAATAAATAGTATGTAA
- a CDS encoding sugar transferase yields MYKNLLKRVFDLILALAVLPFLFIILAVVGPIIYFQDKGSIFYNASRLGKDGKLFKMYKFRSMKMNAPDLRNEDGSTFNGIDDPRLTNIGKFIRKTSLDETPQLLNILKGDMSIVGPRPDLPEAKSIYSSFEARKLKVRPGITGYNQAYYRNSVLSRDKFNNDVYYVDNLSFLLDTKIIFKTILSVLFRQNVFIKKNIYTGKSEGEE; encoded by the coding sequence ATGTATAAGAATTTATTAAAAAGAGTATTTGATTTAATTCTAGCATTAGCAGTACTTCCATTTTTGTTTATTATATTAGCTGTTGTTGGACCAATTATCTACTTTCAAGACAAAGGGTCAATATTTTATAATGCTTCACGACTAGGTAAAGATGGCAAGTTATTTAAGATGTATAAATTCCGATCAATGAAAATGAATGCTCCTGATCTCAGAAATGAAGATGGGTCGACTTTTAATGGAATAGATGATCCTAGATTAACTAATATAGGGAAGTTTATTCGAAAAACAAGTCTTGATGAAACACCTCAACTTCTTAATATTCTAAAAGGTGATATGAGTATAGTTGGGCCAAGACCGGATTTGCCAGAAGCCAAGAGTATTTATAGTTCATTTGAAGCGCGAAAATTGAAAGTTAGACCTGGTATTACTGGATATAATCAAGCATATTACCGGAATTCGGTTTTATCTAGAGATAAGTTTAATAACGACGTATATTATGTAGACAATCTATCATTTTTATTAGACACGAAGATTATTTTTAAAACAATTCTTAGCGTGTTATTTAGACAGAATGTATTTATAAAAAAAAATATATACACTGGTAAAAGTGAGGGAGAAGAATAA
- a CDS encoding DegT/DnrJ/EryC1/StrS aminotransferase family protein: MIKTKVRNIPFSPPDITDAEIGEVIKAMKSGWITTGPRTKEFEKKIAEFTGVNTAVCLNSATAAMELTLRILGIGPGDEVITSAYTYTASASIIDHVGAKIVLVDTAKDSFEMDYSKLGDAITEKTKLIIPVDIAGKMCDYNTIFKIVESKKELFKANNDIQKLFNRVIVMTDGAHAFGAERNGLKCGQVSDFTCYSFHAVKNLTTAEGGAVVWGSGLGLDDDWLYKQFMLYSLHGQSKDALAKTQIGAWEYDIVYPAYKCNMTDIMAGFGLIQLKRYEELMRRRKEIIEMYDKALLPIGIQSLQHYGEVFTSSGHLYLARIPGIGESERNEIIVKMADAGIACNVHYKPLPMFTAYKNLGFDIKDYPNAFGMYENEITLPLHTLLSDADVEYVIESLMKLMKEL; the protein is encoded by the coding sequence ATGATAAAAACTAAAGTCAGAAATATTCCCTTCTCTCCACCGGATATCACAGATGCAGAAATTGGTGAAGTAATTAAGGCAATGAAGTCTGGATGGATAACAACTGGACCTAGAACTAAAGAATTTGAAAAGAAAATTGCTGAATTTACTGGTGTAAATACAGCAGTCTGTTTGAACTCTGCAACAGCTGCTATGGAACTCACTCTTCGTATTTTAGGCATTGGCCCAGGAGATGAAGTTATTACTTCTGCTTATACTTACACAGCTTCTGCTTCTATTATTGATCATGTAGGAGCAAAGATAGTTCTGGTAGATACAGCAAAAGATTCATTTGAGATGGATTATTCAAAACTTGGAGATGCAATCACAGAAAAAACAAAATTAATAATACCAGTTGATATTGCGGGGAAAATGTGTGATTACAATACGATCTTCAAGATAGTAGAGAGTAAAAAAGAACTCTTTAAAGCTAATAATGATATTCAAAAATTATTTAATAGAGTAATAGTAATGACCGATGGAGCCCATGCTTTTGGAGCAGAAAGAAATGGATTGAAGTGTGGCCAAGTATCAGATTTCACATGCTATTCATTCCATGCTGTTAAGAACTTAACAACAGCCGAAGGTGGTGCTGTTGTTTGGGGAAGTGGTCTTGGTTTAGATGATGATTGGTTATATAAACAATTTATGCTGTATAGTTTGCATGGCCAGTCTAAAGATGCCTTGGCTAAAACACAAATAGGCGCTTGGGAATACGATATTGTCTATCCAGCGTATAAATGTAATATGACCGATATTATGGCTGGATTTGGCTTGATTCAGTTAAAGAGATATGAAGAATTAATGAGAAGACGAAAAGAGATAATTGAGATGTATGATAAAGCTTTACTACCTATAGGAATACAGAGTTTGCAACATTATGGTGAAGTTTTTACCTCTTCAGGACATCTTTATTTAGCTAGGATTCCTGGAATTGGAGAATCTGAAAGAAATGAAATTATTGTTAAGATGGCTGATGCTGGAATCGCGTGTAACGTTCATTATAAGCCATTACCTATGTTTACAGCTTATAAGAATTTAGGGTTCGATATTAAGGATTATCCGAATGCATTTGGTATGTATGAGAATGAGATTACATTGCCGCTCCATACTTTGTTGAGTGATGCGGATGTTGAGTATGTAATTGAGAGTTTAATGAAGTTAATGAAAGAACTCTGA